The Flavobacteriales bacterium genome has a segment encoding these proteins:
- a CDS encoding DUF922 domain-containing protein: MRPMLFSLFLVLFALQNGFSQPKDCKDCIVWSEARVLKWSDFRGMPKRLSPNEALTDSGMSIDLKCDGTTSKAVVTCYFNPHNSWTKDKQSAYLLKHEQIHFDITELFVRKLRAQLANLGNDCEALSKHIDEYYKRNYKEFVAYQDRYDQESEHSLNKEKQAYWEQKIARELAELSSYASLASN, from the coding sequence ATGAGACCAATGCTGTTTTCCCTGTTCCTCGTGCTGTTCGCCTTGCAGAACGGCTTTTCGCAACCGAAAGATTGCAAGGATTGCATTGTTTGGTCTGAAGCGCGAGTTTTGAAATGGTCCGATTTCAGAGGAATGCCCAAGCGACTTTCACCGAACGAGGCATTGACCGACAGCGGCATGTCCATTGATCTGAAATGCGATGGAACGACCTCGAAAGCGGTTGTCACCTGCTACTTCAATCCGCACAATAGCTGGACCAAGGACAAACAATCGGCCTACCTGTTGAAACACGAACAAATTCACTTCGACATCACGGAGCTTTTCGTTCGTAAACTGCGCGCTCAGCTGGCCAACCTCGGGAACGATTGCGAAGCCCTTTCCAAGCACATTGACGAATACTACAAGCGCAATTACAAGGAATTTGTGGCCTATCAGGACCGCTACGACCAAGAAAGCGAGCACAGCCTGAACAAGGAAAAACAAGCTTACTGGGAACAAAAAATTGCGCGAGAACTGGCGGAGTTGAGCTCGTATGCCTCCTTGGCCAGTAATTGA